The following proteins are co-located in the Mesorhizobium australicum WSM2073 genome:
- a CDS encoding alpha-E domain-containing protein produces the protein MLLGRTANGLYWMNRYIERAENMARLVDAGLRMALTRTQSASEEWNSVLLSAGSDITFKQKYPDYTAANVSDFLLRDTSNPSSTMSSIETARNNARMVRTALTRETWESINEAWMALKRMLARPIDERDLPNVLDAIKRETALIRGSFYGTMLRNEIFDFSQLGTYVERADNTARILDVKYYVLLPSISWVGSTLDNYQWESILRSVSAHRSYRWVYDADYKPTNIADYLILNVRMPRSLTFCYRFLAEHLKFLGDDYGERHACHATAQNTQTMLQAGSIKDIFDAGLHEFLAGFIRDNTRLGDEIAQDYRFY, from the coding sequence ATGCTTCTCGGCCGCACCGCCAACGGGCTCTACTGGATGAACCGCTATATTGAGCGGGCGGAAAACATGGCGCGGCTGGTCGACGCCGGGCTGCGCATGGCGCTCACCCGCACCCAGAGCGCGTCGGAGGAGTGGAATTCGGTGCTGCTCAGCGCCGGCTCCGACATCACCTTCAAGCAGAAATACCCGGACTATACCGCGGCCAATGTCTCCGATTTTCTCTTGCGCGACACGTCGAACCCATCGAGCACGATGTCGTCGATCGAGACCGCCCGCAACAATGCGCGCATGGTGCGCACCGCGCTGACGCGCGAGACGTGGGAGAGCATCAACGAAGCCTGGATGGCGCTGAAACGGATGCTGGCGAGGCCGATAGACGAGCGCGACCTGCCCAACGTGCTCGACGCGATCAAGCGCGAGACAGCGCTGATCCGCGGCTCGTTTTACGGCACCATGCTGCGCAACGAGATCTTCGATTTCTCGCAGCTCGGCACCTATGTCGAGCGCGCCGACAACACCGCGCGCATCCTCGACGTGAAATACTACGTGCTGTTGCCGTCGATCTCCTGGGTCGGCTCGACGCTCGACAACTATCAGTGGGAATCGATCCTGCGCTCGGTGTCGGCGCATCGCTCGTATCGCTGGGTTTATGATGCCGACTATAAGCCGACCAACATCGCCGACTACCTGATCCTCAACGTCCGCATGCCGCGATCGCTGACCTTCTGCTATCGCTTCCTGGCAGAGCATCTGAAGTTCCTGGGCGACGACTATGGCGAGCGCCATGCCTGCCATGCGACGGCGCAAAACACGCAGACAATGCTGCAAGCAGGATCGATCAAGGACATATTCGATGCCGGGCTGCACGAGTTCCTGGCCGGGTTCATTCGCGACAACACAAGGCTCGGCGACGAGATCGCGCAGGACTACAGGTTTTATTGA
- the queA gene encoding tRNA preQ1(34) S-adenosylmethionine ribosyltransferase-isomerase QueA: MRVDLFDFDLPEERIALRPAEPRDSAKMLVVKPGKGLEDRTVGDLPSLLRAGDVLVFNDTKVIPAQLKGIRRRGEAQSQVEATLHMRMAPDRWLAFMRPGKRIAAGDRIHFGHDGNSCFLGQLDATVIEKGEGGEALLGFDLSGPFLDEALHAVGHIPLPPYIASKRDDDERDRADYQTIYAREEGAVAAPTAGLHFTPALFAALDAKGVERRFVTLHVGAGTFLPVKADDTADHKMHAEIGSVSQATADALNAAKARGGRVIAVGTTSLRLLESAAREDGTLAPWSGPTDIFITPGYRFRTADMLMTNFHLPRSTLFMLVSAFSGLDTMRAAYAHAIESGYRFYSYGDASLLFREENDGR, from the coding sequence ATGCGCGTCGACCTCTTTGACTTCGACCTGCCGGAGGAGCGCATCGCGCTTCGCCCGGCAGAACCGCGCGACAGCGCCAAAATGCTGGTGGTCAAGCCAGGCAAGGGGCTGGAGGACAGGACGGTTGGCGACCTGCCATCCTTGCTCCGCGCCGGCGACGTGCTGGTTTTCAACGACACCAAGGTCATTCCGGCGCAGTTGAAAGGCATCAGGCGGCGCGGCGAAGCACAGTCGCAAGTCGAGGCCACGCTGCACATGCGCATGGCGCCGGACCGCTGGCTGGCCTTCATGCGGCCGGGCAAGCGCATTGCCGCCGGCGACCGCATCCATTTCGGCCATGACGGCAATTCCTGTTTCCTCGGCCAGCTCGACGCCACCGTGATCGAAAAAGGCGAGGGCGGCGAAGCGCTGCTCGGCTTTGATCTATCCGGTCCTTTCCTCGACGAAGCGCTGCACGCGGTCGGCCACATTCCACTACCGCCCTACATCGCCTCGAAGCGCGATGACGACGAGCGCGATCGTGCCGACTACCAGACCATCTATGCCCGGGAAGAAGGCGCGGTAGCGGCGCCCACCGCGGGCCTGCACTTCACGCCGGCGCTTTTCGCGGCGCTGGACGCCAAAGGGGTCGAACGCCGCTTCGTCACCTTGCATGTGGGCGCCGGTACGTTCCTGCCGGTCAAGGCGGACGATACCGCGGACCATAAGATGCATGCCGAGATCGGCTCGGTCAGCCAGGCGACCGCCGATGCGCTCAATGCGGCGAAGGCGAGGGGCGGGCGCGTCATTGCCGTCGGTACGACCTCGCTGCGCCTGCTCGAGAGTGCGGCGCGTGAAGACGGCACGCTGGCGCCGTGGTCCGGACCGACCGACATCTTCATCACGCCCGGCTACCGCTTTCGCACGGCCGACATGCTGATGACCAACTTCCATCTGCCGCGCTCGACGCTGTTCATGCTGGTCTCGGCTTTCAGTGGCCTCGACACGATGCGTGCCGCCTATGCGCATGCCATCGAGAGCGGTTACAGGTTCTATTCCTATGGAGACGCCAGTCTTTTGTTCAGGGAGGAGAACGATGGACGATGA
- the coaD gene encoding pantetheine-phosphate adenylyltransferase: MTERIALYAGSFDPLTNGHLDVLKASLAVADIVYAAIGIHPGKKPLFSFEDRVQLIEAAAKAEFGRDGARIKVVAFDGLVIDAARREGASIMIRGLRDGTDLDYEMQMAGMNETMAPELQTVFLPASPSVRTITATLVRQIASMGGDIRPFVPAAVAGALTAKFAK; the protein is encoded by the coding sequence ATGACCGAACGCATCGCCCTTTATGCCGGCTCCTTCGACCCGCTGACCAACGGCCATCTCGATGTGCTGAAAGCGTCGCTGGCGGTTGCCGACATTGTTTATGCCGCGATCGGCATTCATCCGGGCAAGAAGCCGCTGTTTTCGTTCGAGGATCGGGTGCAGTTGATCGAAGCCGCCGCGAAGGCCGAATTCGGCCGCGATGGCGCCCGCATCAAGGTGGTTGCCTTCGATGGGCTGGTGATCGATGCGGCCAGGAGAGAAGGCGCCTCGATCATGATCCGCGGTCTGCGCGACGGCACCGACCTCGACTACGAAATGCAGATGGCCGGCATGAACGAAACCATGGCGCCTGAATTGCAGACGGTTTTCCTGCCCGCCAGCCCGTCGGTGCGCACCATTACCGCCACACTTGTGCGCCAGATAGCCTCGATGGGCGGCGACATCCGCCCCTTCGTGCCGGCGGCCGTGGCCGGCGCGCTCACCGCAAAATTCGCGAAATAA
- a CDS encoding transglutaminase family protein, with protein sequence MRLKITHRTEYRYDAPVQYLLQRLRLLPVSGPTQTVLSWALKVEGAREEVRFTDHYGNDNRLLSVEGDHDFITVEALGEVVTRDTSGVCGPHQGFAPLWLFAQETALTTIGGGIRDLTEAVGKGTDLDRLHRLMAAIGERVAYTPGTTNATTSAEEALVLKTGVCQDHSHIFAAAARAMGFPARYVSGYLMMDAVEQAASHAWAEAHVAGLGWVAFDPANGISPDERYVKVATGRDYRDASPVSGIRLGQAEELLAVTVTVEQ encoded by the coding sequence ATGCGGCTGAAAATCACGCACCGGACCGAATACCGCTACGACGCACCGGTGCAGTATTTGCTCCAGAGGCTGCGGCTGCTTCCCGTGAGCGGGCCGACTCAGACCGTGCTGTCCTGGGCGCTGAAGGTCGAGGGTGCGCGCGAGGAAGTGCGATTTACCGACCATTACGGCAACGACAACAGGCTGTTGAGCGTCGAGGGTGACCACGACTTCATTACAGTCGAAGCGTTGGGCGAGGTGGTGACGCGCGATACATCGGGTGTTTGCGGGCCTCATCAAGGCTTCGCGCCACTCTGGTTGTTCGCGCAGGAGACCGCTTTGACCACCATAGGCGGCGGCATCCGTGATCTTACCGAGGCGGTCGGCAAGGGCACCGACCTTGACAGGCTGCACCGGCTGATGGCCGCCATTGGTGAGCGCGTCGCCTACACGCCGGGGACAACCAATGCGACGACCTCGGCCGAGGAAGCTTTGGTACTGAAAACCGGAGTCTGCCAGGACCATAGCCACATCTTTGCCGCCGCAGCGCGCGCCATGGGATTTCCGGCCCGCTATGTCAGCGGCTATCTGATGATGGATGCGGTGGAGCAGGCTGCAAGCCACGCCTGGGCCGAAGCGCATGTCGCGGGGCTCGGCTGGGTTGCCTTCGACCCCGCGAACGGTATTTCTCCCGACGAACGCTATGTGAAGGTGGCAACCGGCCGCGACTACCGTGACGCTTCGCCTGTGTCGGGAATTCGACTGGGACAGGCGGAAGAACTGCTTGCGGTCACCGTCACGGTAGAGCAGTAA
- a CDS encoding DMT family transporter: MMGVVWSLLGILSGAFIAIQAPINSQLARGLGLPVAAAAFSFLSGAIVLGIISVTVVKLQGISLDWKAPAPWLFVAGGMLGGFYVTLSTILTPRIGAAALMAFLVAGQLLAGMLIDRVGFLGVAVREISLGRVAGAVLLLAGALLVRLF, translated from the coding sequence ATGATGGGCGTCGTCTGGTCGCTTCTCGGCATCCTGTCCGGCGCCTTCATTGCCATCCAGGCGCCGATCAATTCGCAGCTTGCGCGCGGCTTGGGTCTCCCGGTCGCGGCGGCAGCGTTTTCGTTCCTGTCGGGCGCGATCGTGCTTGGCATCATCTCCGTCACGGTGGTGAAGCTGCAAGGCATCTCGCTCGACTGGAAGGCGCCCGCGCCCTGGTTGTTTGTCGCCGGCGGCATGCTTGGCGGCTTCTATGTCACGCTTTCGACGATCCTGACGCCGCGCATCGGCGCGGCCGCCCTGATGGCGTTCCTGGTGGCCGGCCAGCTGCTCGCGGGTATGCTCATCGACCGCGTCGGCTTCCTTGGGGTCGCCGTGCGTGAAATCTCGCTCGGCCGCGTCGCCGGCGCGGTGCTTCTGCTGGCCGGAGCGCTGCTCGTTCGGCTGTTTTGA
- a CDS encoding Lrp/AsnC family transcriptional regulator → MKAFFVQIKCELGKSYEVASALADAEIASEIYSTAGNYDLLAKFYVDDEEDVGHFVNEKVQILPGIKDTFTVVTFRAF, encoded by the coding sequence ATGAAGGCGTTTTTCGTGCAGATCAAATGCGAGCTGGGCAAATCCTATGAGGTTGCCAGCGCGCTTGCCGACGCCGAGATCGCCTCGGAAATCTACTCCACCGCCGGCAACTACGATCTGCTCGCCAAATTCTATGTCGACGACGAAGAAGACGTCGGCCATTTCGTCAACGAGAAGGTGCAGATTCTTCCCGGCATCAAGGACACGTTCACCGTCGTCACCTTCCGCGCCTTCTAA
- a CDS encoding DUF4864 domain-containing protein has protein sequence MRRGFFAFAFVSLMLAFQASAGDAEIKAGQAVIDSQLKALIADDGAKAYSFAAPNVKQIFPTVDAFMNMVTNGYPPVRKPQSYAFGKVEQTGPGSIVQQVLIVGPDGKDYEAVYTLQQQPDGTFQITGCSLRASNSLST, from the coding sequence ATGCGCCGCGGCTTTTTCGCATTCGCGTTCGTTTCGCTCATGCTGGCTTTCCAGGCGTCTGCCGGAGATGCCGAGATCAAGGCTGGTCAGGCCGTCATCGACAGTCAGTTGAAGGCCCTCATCGCCGATGACGGCGCCAAGGCGTACAGCTTTGCCGCCCCAAACGTGAAGCAGATATTCCCGACCGTCGATGCCTTCATGAATATGGTGACCAATGGCTACCCGCCTGTGCGCAAACCCCAGTCCTACGCTTTCGGCAAGGTCGAGCAGACTGGTCCCGGTTCTATCGTCCAGCAGGTACTGATCGTCGGCCCGGACGGCAAGGATTATGAGGCGGTCTACACGCTGCAGCAGCAGCCTGACGGCACATTCCAGATCACCGGCTGCAGCCTGCGGGCGTCGAACTCGCTCAGCACCTGA
- a CDS encoding pyridoxal phosphate-dependent decarboxylase family protein: MNNDDFRQWSQRAADWGADYRNNLRERPVRPLIEPGDIFRSIEASPPEDAESMDRIFADFQEKIVPGMTHWQHPRFFAYFPANAAPVSVVAEYLVSAMAAQCMLWQTSPAATELEMRTIDWMRQALGLPEGFSGVIQDSASSATLNAVLTMRERALDWQGNKKGLAGQGRLRVYSSDQVHTSIDRAIWVSGIGEDNLVRIPVAGRFRAMDAAALDAAIVADRVAGMLPAGIIASVGGTSTGGTDDIAAVAAVAGRHGLYLHVDAAWAGSAMICPEYRHFWAGAELADSIVFNPHKWLGAQFDCSMQFIRQPEDLVRTLAIKPEFLKTHGRDGIINYSEWSVPLGRRFRALKLWFLLRAHGLENLRTMIRNHVAWSEGLAARLAGEVDFEIVTEPMLSLFSFRHKAASGADADEHNLRLVNAINDDGRIYLTQTKVDGKVAIRFQVGQFDATAGDVDAAFTAITEIARATA, encoded by the coding sequence ATGAACAATGATGATTTCCGGCAATGGTCGCAACGCGCCGCCGATTGGGGCGCCGACTATCGCAACAATTTGCGTGAGCGGCCGGTGCGGCCGCTGATCGAGCCGGGCGACATTTTCAGGAGCATCGAGGCGTCGCCGCCCGAAGACGCGGAGTCGATGGACAGGATTTTCGCCGATTTCCAAGAGAAGATCGTGCCGGGGATGACGCATTGGCAGCACCCGCGCTTCTTCGCCTATTTCCCGGCCAACGCGGCGCCGGTCTCGGTGGTGGCTGAATATCTGGTGTCGGCGATGGCCGCGCAATGCATGCTCTGGCAGACCTCGCCGGCGGCGACCGAGCTTGAAATGCGGACCATCGACTGGATGCGCCAGGCGCTCGGCCTGCCGGAAGGATTCTCCGGCGTTATCCAGGATTCGGCCTCGTCGGCGACACTCAACGCGGTGTTGACGATGCGCGAGCGGGCGCTGGACTGGCAAGGCAACAAAAAAGGATTGGCCGGGCAGGGCCGATTGCGCGTCTATTCCTCCGACCAGGTGCACACTTCGATCGATCGGGCGATCTGGGTGTCAGGCATAGGCGAGGACAATCTCGTGCGCATTCCGGTCGCCGGCCGTTTTCGCGCCATGGATGCGGCCGCACTCGACGCGGCAATCGTCGCCGACCGCGTGGCCGGCATGTTGCCCGCCGGCATCATCGCCAGCGTCGGCGGCACCAGCACCGGGGGGACGGACGATATTGCAGCAGTTGCGGCGGTCGCCGGTCGGCATGGGCTCTATCTGCATGTCGATGCCGCCTGGGCCGGGTCGGCGATGATCTGCCCGGAGTACCGGCATTTCTGGGCCGGCGCCGAACTGGCGGATTCCATCGTCTTCAATCCCCATAAATGGCTAGGCGCGCAATTCGACTGCTCGATGCAGTTCATTCGCCAGCCCGAGGACCTCGTTCGTACGCTGGCCATCAAGCCCGAATTCCTCAAGACACATGGCCGCGACGGCATCATCAACTATTCCGAATGGTCGGTGCCGCTCGGTCGGCGCTTCCGGGCGCTGAAGCTTTGGTTTCTGCTGCGCGCGCATGGACTGGAAAACCTGCGAACCATGATCCGCAACCATGTCGCCTGGAGCGAGGGCCTTGCCGCTCGGCTGGCAGGGGAGGTGGATTTCGAGATCGTCACCGAGCCGATGCTGTCGCTGTTTTCGTTCCGGCACAAGGCTGCCTCGGGCGCCGATGCCGACGAGCACAATCTGCGGCTCGTCAATGCGATCAACGACGATGGCCGCATCTACCTGACGCAAACGAAGGTCGATGGAAAGGTGGCGATCCGCTTCCAGGTCGGCCAGTTCGACGCGACGGCGGGAGACGTCGATGCCGCTTTCACCGCCATTACCGAAATTGCGCGTGCCACGGCCTGA
- the tgt gene encoding tRNA guanosine(34) transglycosylase Tgt — protein MAENFTFRVLATDGKARRGLIEMPRGEIRTPAFMPVGTGGTVKAMYMDQVRGVGADIILGNTYHLMLRPGAERVARLGGLHEFARWPHPILTDSGGFQVMSLSKLRKLTEKGVTFRSHIDGAAYEMSPERSIEIQGLLDSDIQMQLDECTALPAEVKEIERAMELSLRWAERCKTAFGDQPGKAMFGIVQGGDNAALRVRSAQALSAMELKGYAVGGLAVGEPQAVMLDMLDITCPELPDDKPRYLMGVGTPDDILKSVARGIDMFDCVMPTRAGRHGLAYTRRGKVNLRNARHADDPRPLDEESDCPAARDYSRAYLHHLVRSQEALGAMLLTWNNLSYYQKLMQDIRAAIETGTFKTRGAEISEGWTRGDIPAP, from the coding sequence ATGGCTGAGAATTTCACCTTCAGGGTGTTGGCGACCGATGGCAAGGCGCGGCGCGGCCTGATCGAGATGCCGCGCGGCGAAATCCGCACGCCGGCCTTCATGCCGGTCGGCACCGGTGGCACGGTCAAAGCCATGTACATGGACCAGGTGCGCGGCGTTGGTGCCGACATCATCCTGGGCAACACCTATCACCTGATGTTGCGGCCCGGGGCCGAGCGCGTGGCGCGGCTCGGCGGTCTGCACGAATTCGCCCGCTGGCCGCACCCGATCCTGACCGACAGCGGCGGTTTTCAGGTGATGTCGCTGTCGAAGCTGAGGAAGCTGACGGAAAAGGGCGTCACCTTCCGCTCTCACATCGATGGCGCGGCTTATGAGATGTCGCCGGAACGCTCGATCGAAATTCAAGGTCTGCTCGATTCCGATATCCAGATGCAACTCGACGAATGCACCGCGCTGCCGGCCGAGGTCAAGGAGATCGAGCGCGCCATGGAACTGTCGCTGCGCTGGGCGGAGCGCTGCAAGACGGCGTTCGGCGACCAGCCGGGCAAAGCGATGTTCGGCATCGTGCAGGGTGGTGACAACGCGGCGCTCAGGGTTCGCTCGGCACAGGCGCTGAGCGCGATGGAGCTCAAGGGCTATGCTGTCGGCGGCTTGGCCGTCGGCGAGCCGCAGGCGGTGATGCTCGACATGCTCGACATCACCTGTCCCGAACTGCCAGACGACAAGCCACGCTATCTGATGGGCGTGGGAACCCCGGACGATATCCTCAAATCGGTTGCGCGCGGCATCGACATGTTCGATTGCGTAATGCCGACGCGGGCCGGCCGGCACGGCCTGGCCTATACCAGGCGCGGCAAGGTCAACCTGCGCAACGCCCGCCATGCCGACGATCCGCGCCCGCTCGATGAAGAGAGCGACTGCCCGGCAGCCAGGGATTATTCGCGTGCCTATCTGCACCATCTGGTGCGCTCGCAGGAGGCGCTCGGCGCGATGCTGCTGACCTGGAACAACCTGTCCTACTACCAGAAGCTGATGCAGGACATCCGCGCCGCGATCGAAACCGGCACCTTCAAGACGCGTGGGGCCGAGATTTCCGAGGGCTGGACGAGGGGCGATATCCCGGCGCCGTAA
- a CDS encoding peptidase — MTYCVGLKIDRGLVFMSDTRTNAGMDSISTFKKMHVWEQPGERVIVLMSAGNLATTQAVVSLLDERTKAVTDRHEKLLETPSMYQTVRLLGDTVKEVIAQSSPAGEKADSYFNASFILGGQIKGSPPRLFMIYPEGNFIESTDDTPFFQIGETKYGKPIIIRAYEKTMSLAETVKLLLVSFDSTLKSNLSVGLPLDLLFLEQDAFQVGLKKRIGQDDQYYRTISDGWSNALKTAFASLPDFPG; from the coding sequence ATGACCTATTGCGTCGGCCTCAAGATCGATCGCGGGCTCGTGTTCATGTCGGACACGCGTACCAACGCCGGTATGGATTCGATCTCGACCTTCAAGAAGATGCATGTCTGGGAACAGCCGGGCGAGCGCGTCATCGTGCTGATGTCGGCCGGCAACCTGGCGACGACACAGGCCGTGGTCAGCCTGCTCGACGAGCGCACCAAGGCGGTGACCGACCGCCATGAGAAGCTGCTCGAGACGCCATCCATGTACCAGACGGTGCGGCTGCTCGGCGACACGGTGAAGGAAGTGATCGCGCAATCGTCGCCCGCCGGCGAGAAGGCCGATTCCTATTTCAATGCTTCCTTCATCCTGGGCGGGCAGATCAAGGGCAGCCCGCCACGCCTGTTCATGATCTACCCCGAAGGCAATTTCATCGAGTCGACCGATGACACGCCGTTCTTCCAGATCGGAGAGACCAAGTACGGCAAGCCGATCATCATTCGCGCCTACGAAAAGACGATGAGCCTGGCCGAGACGGTGAAACTGCTTCTGGTGTCGTTCGATTCGACGCTGAAGTCGAACCTGTCGGTCGGCCTGCCGCTCGACCTGCTTTTCCTGGAGCAGGACGCCTTTCAGGTCGGCCTCAAAAAGCGGATCGGCCAGGACGACCAGTATTACCGCACGATCTCCGATGGATGGTCGAATGCTCTGAAGACGGCCTTCGCCAGCCTGCCGGATTTTCCTGGCTAG
- a CDS encoding peptidylprolyl isomerase, translated as MIITLKDGDVTIALRPDLAPKHVAQIKKLVRDHAYDNVAFHRVIDGFMAQTGDVKFGNMNKGFNAQAVGTGGSDLPDLPAEFSQAEHYKRGVVGMARSQDPNSANSQFFIMFAPAPPLDGQYTIVGNVVSGMDLVDKIKKGDEADNGTVTDPDRMIKVRVAADK; from the coding sequence ATGATCATCACGCTGAAAGATGGCGACGTGACCATCGCGCTGCGCCCCGATCTGGCGCCCAAGCATGTCGCGCAGATCAAGAAGCTGGTGCGTGACCATGCCTACGACAATGTCGCATTCCACCGTGTCATCGACGGCTTCATGGCGCAGACTGGCGACGTCAAGTTCGGCAACATGAATAAGGGTTTCAATGCCCAGGCCGTCGGCACCGGCGGCTCCGACCTGCCCGACCTGCCTGCCGAGTTCTCGCAGGCCGAGCATTACAAGCGCGGCGTGGTCGGCATGGCCCGTTCGCAGGATCCGAACTCCGCCAATTCGCAGTTCTTCATCATGTTCGCACCGGCGCCGCCGCTCGATGGCCAGTATACGATTGTCGGCAATGTCGTCAGCGGCATGGACCTGGTGGACAAGATCAAGAAGGGCGACGAGGCGGACAATGGCACGGTCACCGATCCCGACCGGATGATCAAAGTGCGCGTCGCCGCCGACAAATAG
- a CDS encoding peptidylprolyl isomerase, with protein MAEIKDRENALIMETTKGKVVIELFPDLAPGHVARIKELAREGAYDGVVFHRVIEGFMAQTGDVKFGNSSKPSFAPSRAGMGGSEKPDLKAEFSNANHGRGTCSMARSQNPNSANSQFFICFDDAAFLNRQYTVWGQVIEGMDNVDKIKRGEPVQDPDKIVSLKVAADVK; from the coding sequence ATGGCTGAGATCAAGGACCGTGAGAACGCGCTCATCATGGAAACGACCAAGGGCAAGGTCGTCATCGAACTGTTTCCCGATTTGGCTCCTGGCCATGTCGCCCGCATCAAGGAATTGGCGCGTGAAGGCGCCTATGACGGCGTCGTCTTCCACCGCGTCATCGAAGGCTTCATGGCGCAGACCGGCGACGTGAAATTCGGCAATTCCAGCAAGCCCAGCTTCGCGCCGTCTCGCGCCGGCATGGGCGGCTCGGAAAAGCCTGACCTGAAGGCCGAGTTCTCCAACGCGAACCACGGCCGCGGCACCTGCTCGATGGCTCGTTCGCAGAACCCGAACTCGGCCAATTCGCAGTTCTTCATCTGCTTCGACGACGCCGCGTTCCTCAACCGCCAGTACACGGTCTGGGGCCAGGTCATCGAGGGCATGGACAATGTCGACAAGATCAAGCGCGGCGAGCCGGTGCAGGATCCCGACAAGATCGTGTCCCTAAAGGTCGCGGCCGACGTCAAGTAA
- a CDS encoding circularly permuted type 2 ATP-grasp protein, translating to MAAFDEMLPEVSGLRRPYSAYDRWLKEQDPARLTEKMQDAERVFRKTGITFAVYGEQEASERLIPFDIVPRIISGNEWRRLTQGIEQRVQALNAFLDDIYHRQEILRAGRVPRDLIARNEAFLPEMIGVRPPAGVYTHIIGVDIVRISEDEFYVLEDNARTPSGVSYMLENRETMMQLFPELFQKIKVRPVENYPQLLRQSLAAVRPQNTNGAPTIAVLTPGSFNSAYFEHAFLADQMGVQLVEGQDLRVVDGHVAMRTTEGYKQIDVLYRRVDDSFLDPLTFRPDSALGIPGIMDVYRAGNITIANAPGTGIADDKAIYSYMPEIVEFYTGRKAILGNIPTWRCSEPDSLKYVLEHIHELVIKEVHGSGGYGMLVGPAATKKECQDFAKKLQAKPSNYIAQPTLALSTCPILTEKGLAPRHVDLRPYVLVSDRIQIVPGGLTRVALKEGSLVVNSSQGGGTKDTWVLDD from the coding sequence TTGGCAGCGTTCGATGAAATGCTTCCGGAAGTCTCCGGATTGAGAAGACCGTATTCGGCTTACGATCGCTGGCTGAAGGAGCAGGATCCAGCCAGGCTTACCGAGAAGATGCAGGACGCCGAACGCGTCTTTCGCAAGACGGGCATTACCTTCGCCGTCTATGGCGAACAGGAAGCCTCCGAACGGCTGATCCCGTTCGACATCGTCCCTCGCATCATTTCAGGCAATGAGTGGCGGCGCCTGACGCAAGGCATCGAGCAGCGCGTCCAGGCGCTGAACGCCTTCCTCGACGACATCTACCATCGCCAAGAAATCCTGCGCGCCGGCCGCGTCCCAAGGGATCTCATCGCCAGGAACGAGGCCTTCCTGCCGGAGATGATCGGCGTGCGGCCGCCGGCCGGCGTCTATACCCACATTATCGGCGTCGACATCGTTCGCATCAGCGAGGACGAGTTCTACGTTCTGGAAGACAATGCGCGCACGCCGTCCGGTGTCTCCTACATGCTGGAGAACCGCGAAACGATGATGCAGCTGTTCCCCGAGCTGTTCCAGAAGATCAAGGTGCGGCCAGTGGAGAACTACCCGCAGCTGCTGCGCCAGTCGCTGGCGGCCGTGCGGCCACAGAACACCAACGGTGCCCCGACCATCGCGGTGCTGACGCCGGGCAGTTTCAATTCCGCCTATTTCGAACACGCTTTCCTTGCCGACCAGATGGGTGTGCAGCTTGTGGAGGGCCAGGATCTGCGCGTCGTCGACGGCCATGTCGCGATGCGCACCACCGAAGGCTACAAGCAGATCGACGTGCTTTACCGCCGCGTCGATGATTCCTTCCTCGATCCGCTGACCTTCAGGCCGGATTCAGCGCTTGGCATACCCGGCATCATGGATGTCTATCGCGCCGGCAATATCACCATCGCCAATGCGCCTGGCACGGGTATCGCCGACGACAAGGCGATCTATTCCTATATGCCCGAGATTGTCGAATTCTACACCGGCCGCAAGGCGATCCTCGGCAACATCCCGACCTGGCGCTGTTCGGAACCGGACAGCCTGAAATATGTGCTCGAGCACATCCACGAACTGGTCATCAAGGAAGTGCATGGTTCCGGCGGCTACGGCATGCTGGTCGGACCGGCGGCGACCAAGAAGGAATGTCAGGATTTCGCCAAGAAGCTGCAGGCCAAACCGTCTAATTACATCGCCCAGCCGACGCTCGCGCTCTCGACCTGTCCGATCCTGACTGAAAAGGGGCTGGCGCCGCGCCATGTCGATCTCAGGCCCTACGTACTGGTCTCGGATCGCATCCAGATCGTGCCCGGCGGGCTGACGCGGGTCGCGCTGAAGGAAGGCTCACTGGTGGTGAACTCCTCCCAGGGCGGCGGGACGAAAGATACCTGGGTGCTGGATGATTGA